ccgttcatcttcattatttaaattaacataaagatttttcagtttaactaaaataaacaaagtctcaaatttattagaatttatagttatatgtaaatatatatatatatatatatttaaaattagatgggaagatatatatatatatatataatcattaaacacaataatataattaaaattatttttataaaatctaattttatctttattaaaaattaaatcaaatcaaatttaaataattataccaaatcaaaaaggataagattaaaaaaatacgtttttgatttcttataactattgaatttaaaatataaattaataatgttgaaatataaatcaaaattttcttttgaaataaaaaatattatattaaaaattactatttttgtgcatggtgcaggaaaactcCAAGTAAAAGATTAAATAAATGCTGTACATACATaaccagaaaaatataaaaatgaaagtaGTTACGAGTAATAATGTGGTTAATGATTAATAACGTGTGTTTGGGTCTTAACAcaaaagaacaagaacaagtggagtagagagagaggagagagcacACCGGTTTAATGGGTCCCACACTGCTTCTCTCCACataaaaattattcattttCTCTGAATTTCGTAAAATATCGccttttggtgtttttttttctcctcaTCTACATAATTGCCTTTTAATCATCTCTCTCATTTAACTAATCTCAcactctctctcgctctctcacTAATTTCTTCTTCCTTACGCGTTTGTGAAAGCATTGGCAGCTTtgcctctctccctctctctctctaggatCATCCTTTATTTCTGTGACTGTGAGCTttcggagaggagagagaggaaaacaaaaaaaaggtcgTGGCTTGAAGCTGAATCAATACCATTACCACcacatatacacacacacacacactattccttttttttttaatcaaagtcTGTTTCTTTTGTTAGGACTCTCGGAGAGAAGCAACCTCTGTTTATGGACTCTGGATCTCTAAAAAACAGAGCTTCTCCTCTGAGTTAACACactctgtttctctctctctctctctaaatcgaTCTGTGAGATCCCCAAAGACTGTAAGCGTCTGTGTTTCCGACAACATGAATACCGGTGGTCGGTTAATCGCCGGTTCTCACAACAGAAACGAGTTTGTTCTGATTAATGCCGATGAGAGTGCCAGAGTAAGagatctctctgtttttttttgtcttttctggGTTCCTCTGTTTCTGTCCGAAagacttttcctttttttgtttccttttcttctgGATCTGGGTTTGACCAATTAGCATTATGGGTTTCTGTTAGATTCCAGCTAATTTCATCTAGAAAATTGTTTGTGTCGGTGGGGGAAGGATTTGTCTTAATTCTCCGAGTTCAAGTCAACAGTTACCGACACAAAGCTCAATGATGCATCTGCAGTGAATCTGATGATTTAAGTTGATGTAATTGTTGCAGATAAGATCAGTGCAAGAGCTGAGAGGACAGACATGTGAAATCTGCAGAGACGAGGTCGAATTGACCGTTGATGGAGAACCATTCGTGGCGTGTAACGAGTGTGCATTCCCTGTTTGCAGACCTTGCTACGAGTACGAAAGAAGAGAAGGCAATCAAGCTTGTCCTCAGTGCAAAACCCGTTACAAAAGGCTTAAAGGTTAATTGTTTCGTTTAAACcggttttgtatttttgttttagagACTTTGCTGATTGTTGTTGGCATGTGTTGTTAGGAAGTCCAAGAGTTGAGAatgatgaagaggaagatgacATTGATGATATAGACAATGAGTTTGATTACATGAACAATGGTGGGATTGGGTTTGATCAGGTCTCTGAAGGTATGTCTGTCTCTCGCCGCCACTCTGGCTTCCCACAGTCTGATTTGGATTCAGCTCCACCTGGCTCTCAGATCCCATTGCTGACTTATGGCGACGAGGTAAAACTCTCATCATCCATTTATTAATCTACAATACATAAAAGACATCTTCAGTAATTTTTTGGCTTTTGTTTGTGACAGGACATTGAGATCTCTTCGGACAGACATGCTCTTATTGTTCCTCCTTCACTTAGTGGTCATAGCCATAGAGGTCACCCGGCTTCTCTCTCTGACCCAACCATTGCTGGTACATTCTTGAATTTTTCAAGTACTTAAATGagctaaaagtttttttttttttgtgtgtgtatatatggttactgagtttttttttgttgtgtaaTTGCAGCACATCCAAGACCTATGGTACCTCAGAAAGATCTTGCGGTTTACGGTTATGGAAGTGTGGCTTGGAAAGATCGTATGGAGGAGTGGAAAAGAAAGCAGAATGAGAAACTTGAGGTGGTGAAACATGAAGGTGATCCTGATTTTGAAGATGGTGATGACATCCCAATGTAAGAAGAcatcaacacacacacaaagaacTCTTTTGGTTTATGTCTTTGtgatatttatgaatatttgttttttttttttttttggtatttttcagGATGGATGAGGGAAGGCAGCCATTGTCTAGGAAGATACCAATCAAATCAAGCAAGATAAATCCGTACAGGATGTTGATTGTTCTACGTCTTGTGATTCTTGGTCTCTTCTTTCACTACCGTATTCTTCACCCGGTTAAAGATGCATATGCACTGTGGCTTATATCTGTTATCTGTGAGATATGGTTTGCTGTTTCATGGGTTCTTGATCAGTTCCCTAAGTGGTACCCAATAGAACGAGAAACTTACTTGGACAGGCTCTCGTTAAGGTACTTTGAAACACACAACACTTGTTAATGTGATAACTCGGTTTTAAACGaaacaatttttctttaaatattattttaaaaaggtCTAGACGCTCTCCTAATCAATAATCCtctataattagttttttttttggtaatataatTTTTCACATTTTATGTTTTGCAGATATGAGAAAGAAGGGAAGCCATCAGAACTATCAGCTGTGGATGTATTTGTCAGTACAGTGGATCCGTTGAAAGAGCCTCCGCTTATTACAGCAAACACTGTCTTGTCTATCCTTGCGGTTGACTATCCTGTTGATAGAGTTGCTTGCTATGTATCTGATGATGGTGCCGCTATGCTTACTTTCGAAGCTCTTTCCGAGACTGCTGAATTTGCGAGGAAATGGGTTCCTTTCTGTAAGAAGTACTGCATCGAGCCTCGTGCTCCTGAGTGGTACTTTTGCCATAAGATGGACTACTTGAAGAACAAAGTCCATCCTGCATTTGTCAGAGAACGGCGAGCCATGAAGGTTACTAGCTCTTTACCTCTTTATACATTCACTTCTCATGAGAAAAGTTGATAtcagtctttttttttgataaaaaaatttcgggagttttatattttattaatttatatagttaaTAATTTACCGAAATTTCctttatagatttatatattctaaaatatttttttatgtaaaataaaaaataattatttttacggGTTATATATtgatcaaattatataaatccgGTTTTGATATTCTTTATTAGATAATTTGGTGGATAAAAgatttatatcataaaaatgaGTGTTTGAGATGTAATTTGATTACagagatatatatttattgttttataatcTTATCAAATTGTATTATAGTTTGAACCGGTCCAACTCGAACTggtgaaaattataaatatatcgtGTTTATTAATTTGGCTACTATTAGTTTATAGATTTTCTGCTGTAAGTTCCTTATGAAAACAAGATGGTCACTTTAGATACTGATTTGGAAGATTGTGTGTGGTTTTGACAGAGAGATTATGAAGAATTCAAAGTGAAGATCAATGCTTTAGTAGCAACGGCACAGAAAGTGCCCGAGGAAGGTTGGACTATGCAAGACGGTACACCTTGGCCTGGTAATAGTACAAGAGATCATCCCGGCATGATCCAGGTTAGTTTCAAAGTACTTTAAACCTTTCTATGTAATATTCTCTGTTTCTGAAACTTTACTTGTTTTCATTGTAAATAGGTTTTCCTTGGAAGTGATGGTGTTCGTGATGTCGAAAACAACGAGCTGCCTCGTTTGGTTTATGTCTCTCGTGAGAAGAGACCTGGATTTGATCACCACAAGAAGGCTGGAGCTATGAATTCTCTTGTaagttatatacttttaataagtttttttttccttctttgtaTGGTTCTTTGACTCTTTGTTATGTATTTTGAAGATACGAGTCTCAGGGGTTCTATCAAACGCTCCTTATCTTCTCAACGTTGATTGTGATCACTACATCAACAACAGCAAAGCTCTCAGAGAAGCAATGTGTTTCATGATGGACCCTCAGTCAGGGAAAAAAATCTGTTATGTTCAGTTCCCTCAAAGATTCGATGGGATTGATAGACACGATCGTTACTCAAATCGCAACGTTGTCTTCTTCGATGTAAGTAGTTTCACATTGTGTATATCCATTGGAGTACATTTCAAACTAATAATGAATCTTTTTGGTTTTACAGATCAATATGAAGGGTTTGGATGGGTTACAAGGACCTATATACGTGGGGACAGGTTGTGTGTTCAGGAGGCAAGCTCTTTACGGGTTTGATgcaccgaagaagaagaaggctccACGTAAGACGTGTAACTGCTGGCCAAAATGGTGTTTTCTTTGTTGTGGTTCGAGAAAGAACCGTAAAGCAAAGACAGCTGCTGctgataagaagaagaagaacagggAAGCGTCTAAGCAGATTCATGCGTTAGAAAATATTGAAGAGGGTCGCGTCACTACTAAAGGTAATAAACTAGTGTTAACTCACTTTGGTGTAAGAACTTGTTGCTaaagattgtttttttctttcttataggCTCTAATGTTGAACTATCAACCGAGGCGATGCAATTGAAGCTGGAGAAGAAGTTTGGACAGAGTCCTGTCTTTGTTGCGTCTGCTCGTATGGAGAACGGTGGGATGGCTAGAAACGCAAGTCCAGCTTGTCTGCTTAAAGAAGCTATCCAAGTCATTAGTTGTGGTTATGAAGATAAAACCGAATGGGGAAAAGAGGTACGCTACGCAAGTCCTGTCTTTTCTACACATTTTCTTGTTTGGGGGTCTTCAATTcgggtttcggttcggttttttagtttataaaaattaggTACCATATCTATTTTgatttattcggttttatatcaaactatatatatatccatatattgtagttttttaaaaaataacatccattcggtttattcggtaataccaaatccaaaccactTACTCTATTTATATTCGGTTTTAATTGGTTCACTCCTATTTTCTCGTGCGTGTGCAATAGATTCTTGATTTTGATGATGACTCTTTTGTTCACAAAAACACAGATTGGGTGGATCTACGGTTCTGTTACGGAAGATATTCTCACGGGTTTCAAGATGCATTCTCATGGATGGAGGTCTGTTTACTGCACACCTAAGTTACCAGCTTTCAAAGGAtcagctcccatcaatctttcgGACCGTCTTCATCAGGTTCTTAGATGGGCACTTGGGTCTGTTGAGATTTTCTTGAGTAGGCATTGTCCTATTTGGTATGGTTATGGAGGTGGTTTGAAATGGCTTGAGAGGTTGTCTTACATTAACTCTGTGGTTTACCCATGGACCTCTCTCCCTCTCATTGTTTACTGTTCTCTCCCAGCCATCTGTCTTCTCACAGGCAAATTCATCGTTCCAGAGGTAATACAATCTTGAGCTCTCAAAGTATGTTCTCAAAAGTCAAAATAGTTATTGTCCTAATGAATGAGTATGAATCTTTATATACTaatgcacatagattaagaaaacatttattttcttacattttcttaataaaaatatcataaattattCAACTAAATAGACTGTAGAATATAAATGGTTAATTAATTTTGTGTTGAAAATTGAAAACGTGGAATAACGGTTCTTGATTCTTGTTTTTGCAGATAAGCAACTATGCGAGTATCCTCTTCATGGCACTCTTCTCGTCCATTGCAGTAACTGGTGTTCTCGAGATGCAATGGGGCAAAGTTGGGATCGATGACTGGTGGAGAAATGAACAGTTTTGGGTCATTGGAGGTGTATCTGCtcatctctttgctctcttccaAGGTCTTCTCAAGGTTCTTGCTGGTGTGGACACTAACTTCACGGTCACGTCAAAAGCAGCTGATGACGGAGAGTTCTCAGACCTTTACCTCTTCAAATGGACTTCACTTCTCATCCCTCCCACGACTCTTCTCATCATAAACGTCATTGGAATCGTAGTTGGAATCTCTGATGCTATAAGCAATGGATATGACTCATGGGGACCGCTTTTTGGAAGGTTGTTCTTTGCACTTTGGGTGGTGATTCATCTTTACCCTTTCCTTAAAGGTTTGCTTGGGAAACAAGATAGAATGCCGACCATCATTGTCGTCTGGTCCATTCTCTTGGCTTCTATTCTTACACTTCTTTGGGTAAGGGTTAATCCGTTTGTGGCTAAGGGTGGTCCTATTCTCGAGATCTGCGGTTTAGACTGCTTGTGAGTTGGTGAAAAAGAGCTTGAGTGAGTCCCACGGATCAAGAGaggtaagagagagagagagagagagattatctACCCTCCTAATAGACTACTTCATTGTGTTCATTAAAtgatgaaacaagaaaaaagatttaattttgtttacgtGAATGTTATTTTTGCAAGAATGTGTTGTAGATATAGAAGAAGTTTGTTGTctatttgttttgttctttgGTGTTGAGAGAAAAGATTTGGCAAATTATTCTTTTAATTGATCTCTTTTGAATATACATAAGAGGTGTTTCAGTCTGTCTGTAATCTTATACGAAAAGAACtttgatttattttcaattttaaaacaatatgatTTCTCtgttatatttataagaaataatTGCACTAAGGCTGTTCATGAGTTAGATTTATActtgttttaaagtttttaacgTAGATTTTTAAACATTcagttttacttttatttagTTACCAAAATTCTATagcatttattattttaaaatttagataagataaaaaaataaattaatgttaAATTGCATTTAAATTCTAAgactatttattttacaaagaaaaaaatattcttcgaCAATTAATTTAAAAGGGATGGAGTTGTATTTAGTGTacacataattaatttttatttaaaaacaaatgtaCAGTAGGAATTAAAACAAAACGATATACATGACAATCAATTTTTATgttgtaaaaagaaaagaaaatattaaaagaaaaatcaaaatcaatgtATACCAAAAAGCTGGATTGAACATTTTTAACGGTTAATGTTCAAGGAACCTAAACCATAAAGTCTATAATCAACTGATAATCCGGTTTATTTGGTTCTTGACTTTTAAAGAAAGAGAATAGTTTTtcccaaagaaaaaaagaaagagaatagTTTTCTTATCCGGTTTGATGTTCCTTTTGTTTGCCTAACCACATATATTGATCCAGGGTCTAACTGGCTTGGACATTCAATTTGGGCTGGATAAACTAGTAATTACGAAGTTAACCGAATGGCCCAAAAGATATTGTATAGCCAGCACGGTGCAATCATTTTTGCAAACTACAGCATGAAAACGTGATTACTGGTTTGGTACCATGTAGTAAGCTGGTTTGGTTTCCTCAACGTGTTCTTCGATATGCTTTTATCACATGGTTAGCATTTCGAGACTTCCTACTGGTTAGCATACCAATAAGTGGAGCAGTCCGCAAGGCTGTTTCTATTGTGGTTAGCCAAATGAGACTAGAGATCGTCTCTTCTTCGCCTGCCCTTATACCTTTACGTTGTGGCTCAAAGTAGCAGGGAATCTGTTTGGTGTTGTGGCTGACCCGGACTGGGACATCACTATCATGCGCCTTCAGACATGTACATATGATCGAATTACATTTATCCGGCTGAGATTGGTCTTTCAAGTCACCATCTATTTCATCTGGAGAAAGAGGAACGATAGGAAGCATAACAACATTGCAGAAACAAGTAGAACAGATTTTGCTCGTATGCTATGTCCACCAGATACTATCTGATGCCAAAGTTGAAGGAGCTGTTTTGTCGATGGTTTGGAGCACATGTTGCTTAAAGCTATTTAAACATTattcttttatatatctatgttaattttacaaatatatttttttacgatGATCAATCAATTTAACATTGTATCAAAACACTTTGTCACATGTAAAAAAAGACTCGTGTGTGTATGCAcatttgaaatataaatgtgGAATCCATAAGGGTTTGTGAGTAGTGACACGGAAGCATAAAAGTTTTATAGAATGTAACtcaaatattaattatgaatGTGATATTTAGTTTGAATGTTGACtctttttggattttgtttgaAGGAAATAAAATAGTGGTTGACTTGTCGGTGTTGAGACAATGAGTCTTGTCctactttttgttgttgttgttagcaAAGTCAGCTTTTCTGCCACGTGTTAGACACGATTTCAGTTCTCTGTTTAATCGTCGAAGCGTTTATTTGTCGATTCACAAAATATTTGTAGGTATGATATATCTTTAATGCGTTGAATCTGTTAGTACCCATGAGGTTTTGACATTCTGGTTGTCATGTAGTAGATTGAGTTTCAGTTGCTGTAAAGATTTGTATAGAATATAGAGACCACCTTTCTCAAAACCACTTGACGAGACCTAagtaataattttcaaaaataattgaaaattggGGTTCTTTGAGAAATGTAGTCGTCTAAATTAACATATGTTTGACATAACCAATACATATTTTGACCGTTATAAAAACTGAAGGATCACAATGCCGTGAATGTAcattttcttactaatctatagTTATAACGGACACAACGAAAAGTTCGATTCAACAGAACCTCATaactttagaaaaattaaaattaaaatatgactgAATAGAAGGTTCAGTTGAATACTTGCCGTATCTTCGTTCGCCAGCTTAGCGTTTACCAGGGGACGAATATTTTGTAGAATTTAATATGATGACTTTGGCTAATAAAGTTCAAAAGATTAGAAAGTACTGATATACCTAATATGGAACTATTGTTTATTTGTTAATGCGTAGATcttaaattatcaaatatttttctaagtgTTACCATCATTGTACAtgtaatagtaaaaaatattttaacaataacaCAAAATGTTTGAGACTAACAGaaatatcatatatgtgtcTGTATAGTATTGAGTTATATAACCCCATAGTATCCAGTGCTTCTATGCCTGATGATATGTCTGAATCTTTGCATGCATGCTTGCatttacatgtattatatataaaatgatttgatcaagttttaatttttttttgacgggATGAGTTAGCTCACTTGGTAAGAATCCTGTGGGCCAATTGTCATGATCACGGGTTCGACGCCAGGCGGAGGCGAACTGTCCATTCTGTAACCAAATGCGGTACTGGGTGTTGGGCCTTGTCCCCAGCCCAGGTACAGCCCTCCcgggtgaagtggaccgctgcctAACCGGGTCCAGGGGAATGATCCACGTAAGTGGGGAACCCctggattacaaaaaaaaaaaaaaagttttaatttttttttttgaaactaatcGAGATTTAACTTTGTTAAGTAAGCATTAAACAATGTTTCCCTGTTAAGTGAGAACCCAAATGTGAATTCTCTTCCATTCATATATCAACATGCAAATATAAACAAATGTGATGGATACAATGTATCAATTTAATGAtttaatatatagatagatgtAACAGAAACGACAAAAGCGTTACCTAAATAGTTGCTacgataattttaaaataacataggAGAATCCGGATTTTCATGTCGACACCttattttcaaaatcatattcaaattaGATGTTTTTTGGAGCAAAAgatgtattttatttaaaacatatcaaTAGTAGTACAGGACTAAAGGGTGCATATGCTTCCTTTTCATGCATGATTGCGTAATCACGCATTGTCGACAACCTCTAAattctttctatatattttaagaaaatataaaataagttctAGATGCTCTCTATACAATTAGAGCTGTGTTATAATTAAATAGTTGATTATCCGTACAAAATCattgaatattttcaattaacTAGTAATCAATAACCAGTTGTTTTATATCACATTATCACTATATCCTCGCACTGTCGCACATCCTTTGGTTTAGATATACAGTACACTCATATACAACTATCAAGTTGTGTTGTGATACCCAATTGTCAATTGTTGAGGATACTTATACAAGTGGCAACTTTTAACTCAGATTAAACATAAGTGGTAACTACTATTCCTTTTTcatacaaatatttttctttggtCTCCTAAAGACATGAAAATACATTAAACGTCCACAGGTTATtaaccaaataaaataaattccaTCAAATATATACGATTTTGGTGCCTTTGTGCATTAACTCTATGAAAAACCCCTAtgataataattagttttatcGTGGTAATTTAATTTCCCTCTTGTGATATCAGGTTTAATTAACAAAGTTTGATTcaatattttacttatttattttatagaaatgaCAAGTTGATGTTAAGGACATTAATAAAAAGGACATTATATCGTCGTATACGCCTGATGAACTAATTAAGTTGATCAGGTCTTCTAGTTCTTAGTGCGAATGCTAATTAATTAAGTTATAGAATTGCAAGTTGAATGGATATCCTTATAATAATCAGTATGTCTAATCGTGTTAATGCGAATTTAACCAGGGATTAGGTTAGGCACACATGgggaaaatatttatttaatatttgctGGGTTTCTTTGGATCGATCTCGTCTTTTGAATGCCCCTTGGTTAAGAGTCtctctatatttattttagggAAGATAAATTTATTCTGATAAGcgtgtaataaaaattattaaaatgctGTCGGTATCAAACTGGGAATATTTTTTAAGAGTTGCCAGGTGAAAAGCTTTATCCAAATATCGTTTGtacaattttatttagttaactAGTTAACTAAAATGTTACATTATTACAATCtaattttacaattattttatatcttaaatCTACTATCTTATGATCTGTGACCCtaaaacgcaaaaaaaaaaaaaattatataatttttacaattgaacaattatatattttataatttttagactgatttgcatttttattttggtagtaatttaaattttgttgacAGTTTCATTTTAAGtagtgtataaatatatataatttattaactcttaaataaatatatatatataaatattatattaaatattatgtgTTTCCTATCTTAcagaaaatcaaaattatatttactaagatgaaaatttaagatatttaatttttgacatagatgataatattataaattttatgttattttatggtaaacatgaaattgtatataaaatagTTGTTAGTTAACTACTTCAATCTGTTTTATAGATTTCTATAAAGtgaatattatcattttgttatttattaggTTACATTATACATAAAtactaacaatatatttatatttgttttggtttaaattaaatataataaaattttagttttagttttttacgaattgattttaatatttattaaaatatagagtaaaatgatttttataaaatttggtatagtaaaaatatataaccataattaaattaaaagtatATGAAAAAGATATgccaaaaatattcttatttagttaaattctgaattaattaattaaccattgattttataaagaTATTTGTGGTATATTTAATTCTAGTAAAAACATCAATGTTTTGAAGcgcttttttagaaaaataataaagttttttttgacaatttttttgtttaaaataaaaattttaaggaTGATTCATTAAAAGATATTTCACAATGAAAATCGGAtgaatctttttaataaaaggGATGATAGTTAATTAGTTATCTTaacatgaaagaaaaataatttgtggttgtttaattagCCAAATATTAGATGGTTTTGGTACCCTTGAACGATACGAAAGTATGGTTCACATGTAAAAGGACAATATCCAATAATTATTCACATGTAAAAGGTAAAAGTACCACCTACGCCAATTTGTGAGTACACTTGCTTATTAGATTGTTTGAAATAAAGTCAAATGACAATATGGTCCAATGGTATGGTGGATTTAGAAAAGTGATAAATATTCTAAGTTTGATATCTATTattctaaatttatttatttgtgtgatcattcgatataaatatttattttcattgtaATTAGTCGGATCCGACTGGCACTGATAGATAATTTTTACAAGGATTACTGGCCTCAGCCTGTCGAATATCTAAGTTATTAAAGAAATTAATGAATAAAGTCAAACACACCATTTCAAGATAGTCCTCAAGTTACTCCCACTATAAAATGTAGATAGTTTCAAGTTACTCCCACTATAAAATGTAGATAGTTTCGTTTACCGTCGTAGAAAAAAAATTCGTTATAAAATAAGTATCATTTTCGATTtacaatgcaaaatttattaattttatacagtaatttatatttttattggttgaaatatggtttgGTGTATAGTTAAttgtgtttttaactttttatataagaaatatataaaattaattgtttttttaatctgtATGCACAAGGTCAaaatgacacttaatatgaaacataaGGAATACTTAACATGGTCCTCAGACTAGAACCTAGGAGTATCTCTCAGAAGTCTGAACCATATTCTTGGAAGCGATATGGACAAATTATAGTTTTTAGAGACTTTGTTATACCTGTATCGGAAATGAATTaggttatatatatagttttgttaCAAATGTTACTGTCaataacaaagaaagaaaatattgacaaaaatatatgattaaaatagaATTCCAAACAACTATccaagaaaagtttttttttggttattttagtgTAGCTTCAATACTCTTTAAATGGAAATTCGAACCCCATTTTTATCAACTTGAAGCCAATCTAAATAGATAAAtcatactaatatttaatactGAAACAGTAAACTATTGTCCTTAACTATTATTATGTCTCATCATATAATATGCATAG
This genomic stretch from Brassica napus cultivar Da-Ae chromosome C9, Da-Ae, whole genome shotgun sequence harbors:
- the LOC106405495 gene encoding cellulose synthase A catalytic subunit 6 [UDP-forming]-like, coding for MNTGGRLIAGSHNRNEFVLINADESARIRSVQELRGQTCEICRDEVELTVDGEPFVACNECAFPVCRPCYEYERREGNQACPQCKTRYKRLKGSPRVENDEEEDDIDDIDNEFDYMNNGGIGFDQVSEGMSVSRRHSGFPQSDLDSAPPGSQIPLLTYGDEDIEISSDRHALIVPPSLSGHSHRGHPASLSDPTIAAHPRPMVPQKDLAVYGYGSVAWKDRMEEWKRKQNEKLEVVKHEGDPDFEDGDDIPMMDEGRQPLSRKIPIKSSKINPYRMLIVLRLVILGLFFHYRILHPVKDAYALWLISVICEIWFAVSWVLDQFPKWYPIERETYLDRLSLRYEKEGKPSELSAVDVFVSTVDPLKEPPLITANTVLSILAVDYPVDRVACYVSDDGAAMLTFEALSETAEFARKWVPFCKKYCIEPRAPEWYFCHKMDYLKNKVHPAFVRERRAMKRDYEEFKVKINALVATAQKVPEEGWTMQDGTPWPGNSTRDHPGMIQVFLGSDGVRDVENNELPRLVYVSREKRPGFDHHKKAGAMNSLIRVSGVLSNAPYLLNVDCDHYINNSKALREAMCFMMDPQSGKKICYVQFPQRFDGIDRHDRYSNRNVVFFDINMKGLDGLQGPIYVGTGCVFRRQALYGFDAPKKKKAPRKTCNCWPKWCFLCCGSRKNRKAKTAAADKKKKNREASKQIHALENIEEGRVTTKGSNVELSTEAMQLKLEKKFGQSPVFVASARMENGGMARNASPACLLKEAIQVISCGYEDKTEWGKEIGWIYGSVTEDILTGFKMHSHGWRSVYCTPKLPAFKGSAPINLSDRLHQVLRWALGSVEIFLSRHCPIWYGYGGGLKWLERLSYINSVVYPWTSLPLIVYCSLPAICLLTGKFIVPEISNYASILFMALFSSIAVTGVLEMQWGKVGIDDWWRNEQFWVIGGVSAHLFALFQGLLKVLAGVDTNFTVTSKAADDGEFSDLYLFKWTSLLIPPTTLLIINVIGIVVGISDAISNGYDSWGPLFGRLFFALWVVIHLYPFLKGLLGKQDRMPTIIVVWSILLASILTLLWVRVNPFVAKGGPILEICGLDCL